A section of the Saccharopolyspora gregorii genome encodes:
- a CDS encoding TetR/AcrR family transcriptional regulator, whose protein sequence is MKRSDTRAPRADASRNRRQLLEVATRVFASAETEPSLREVAREAGVGIATLYRHFPTREDLVAAVYGDQVQRLTDGARRLLAELPPAEALRRWMDLFGDWIATKNGMLGTLLTMIESGEIAHARTHADLIAAIEEVLRAGDAAGELRGDVAAEDVAAGLIGIFTVAPLPEHGARAGRLLDLLMRGLRPEP, encoded by the coding sequence TTGAAGAGGTCAGACACCCGCGCGCCGCGAGCGGACGCGTCCCGCAACCGCAGGCAGCTCCTCGAGGTCGCCACCCGCGTCTTCGCGTCCGCCGAGACCGAGCCGTCGCTGCGCGAGGTCGCGCGCGAAGCCGGGGTCGGCATCGCCACCCTCTACCGGCACTTCCCCACCCGCGAGGACCTGGTCGCCGCGGTCTACGGCGATCAGGTCCAGCGGCTCACCGACGGCGCCCGCCGGCTGCTCGCGGAGCTGCCCCCGGCCGAGGCGTTGCGGCGCTGGATGGACCTGTTCGGGGACTGGATCGCGACCAAGAACGGCATGCTGGGCACGCTGCTCACCATGATCGAGTCCGGTGAGATCGCGCACGCCCGGACCCACGCCGACCTGATCGCGGCGATCGAGGAGGTGCTTCGCGCCGGCGACGCGGCAGGTGAGCTGCGCGGCGACGTCGCGGCCGAGGACGTGGCCGCCGGCCTCATCGGCATCTTCACCGTGGCACCCCTCCCCGAGCACGGT
- a CDS encoding NADP-dependent oxidoreductase: protein MSTSTRTSRAVQFVESFGGPAALDLREVPVPEVAAGQVRVRVSAAGLNPMDWFMTSDADAAARFGLSLPCGFGNDYAGVVDEVGDGARDGNGVRFEVGDRVFGAAFSRSVAEHVVVNAPGRIGEGGDVHRTPDGLDDRTASALSIAGCTAAAALAVVDPGPSDTLLVGGAGGGVGVFAVQLARRTGARVIGTGSATSADALRALGAEPVTYGDGLADRVRELAPDGITAAVDLHGTDVIAVARELGAPDSRLTTIAAVVDGVLPANGANAAPGAIEEIARLAAEGLLRVPIAATFPVEEVRAAVELQAGRHVHGKVVVDLP from the coding sequence ATGAGCACGTCCACCAGGACCAGCAGAGCCGTCCAGTTCGTCGAATCCTTCGGAGGGCCCGCGGCCCTCGACCTGCGCGAGGTGCCCGTCCCGGAGGTGGCAGCGGGACAGGTCCGCGTCCGCGTCAGCGCGGCCGGGCTGAACCCGATGGACTGGTTCATGACCTCGGACGCGGACGCCGCCGCCCGCTTCGGGCTGAGCTTGCCGTGCGGGTTCGGGAACGACTACGCGGGCGTCGTGGACGAGGTGGGCGACGGGGCCCGCGACGGGAACGGCGTCCGGTTCGAGGTCGGCGACCGGGTGTTCGGAGCCGCTTTCTCGCGCAGCGTCGCCGAGCACGTGGTCGTGAACGCGCCCGGCCGCATCGGCGAGGGCGGCGACGTCCACCGCACACCGGACGGACTCGACGACCGCACCGCAAGCGCCCTGTCCATCGCGGGGTGCACGGCCGCCGCCGCGCTCGCGGTGGTCGACCCCGGCCCGTCCGACACGCTGCTGGTCGGTGGCGCGGGAGGCGGGGTCGGCGTGTTCGCCGTCCAGCTCGCCCGCCGCACCGGCGCGCGGGTCATCGGGACGGGATCAGCGACCTCGGCCGACGCCCTGCGGGCACTGGGCGCCGAGCCCGTCACCTACGGCGACGGCCTGGCCGACCGGGTCCGCGAGCTGGCTCCCGACGGCATCACCGCGGCCGTGGACCTGCACGGCACGGACGTGATCGCGGTGGCGCGCGAGCTCGGCGCACCCGACTCCCGGCTGACCACGATCGCCGCCGTCGTGGACGGCGTTCTCCCGGCGAACGGTGCCAACGCCGCTCCCGGCGCCATCGAGGAGATCGCCCGCCTGGCCGCGGAAGGCCTGCTGCGCGTGCCCATCGCGGCGACCTTCCCCGTCGAGGAGGTCCGCGCCGCCGTCGAGCTGCAGGCGGGACGGCACGTGCACGGCAAGGTCGTCGTCGACCTCCCCTGA
- a CDS encoding winged helix-turn-helix domain-containing protein, with the protein MNLSDLDAVIHAPKRLAAMSVLAGGEHADFGFLRDHLGISDSDLSKQMNTLEHAGYVKVKKTGRGRGGATWYRITPAGRQAYRRHIAALNAIVADPARHSWRNEDEGR; encoded by the coding sequence ATGAATCTCTCCGACCTCGATGCCGTCATCCACGCTCCCAAGCGCCTGGCGGCGATGTCGGTCCTGGCCGGCGGTGAGCACGCCGACTTCGGCTTCCTGCGTGACCACCTCGGCATCAGCGACTCGGACCTCTCGAAGCAGATGAACACGCTGGAGCACGCCGGCTACGTCAAGGTCAAGAAGACCGGGCGAGGCAGAGGCGGCGCCACCTGGTACCGCATCACCCCGGCTGGGCGGCAGGCGTACCGGCGCCACATCGCCGCCCTCAACGCCATCGTCGCCGACCCCGCGCGTCATTCCTGGCGGAATGAGGATGAAGGGCGCTAG
- the dnaE gene encoding DNA polymerase III subunit alpha: MSDRFVHLHVHTEFSMLDGAAKHNALFAEVSRLEQPAVAMTDHGNMFGAHSFNAQAKKSGIKPIIGIEAYVAPASRYHKKPVFWGERARTGKKEVDEYGESGDVSGAGAYTHMTMLAQNSTGLRNLFKLSSLASMQGFFRKPRMDKELIAEHADGIIATSGCLAGEILTRLRLGQKQEAVQAASDYKDIFGPDRFFIEVMDHGIQMERNIRAELLDIARQLDLRTVATNDSHYVTADQAGHHDALLCLQTRSTLADTDRFKFNGDGYHIKSSAEMREYWDTEVPGAADSTLLITDMVEGYDEAFAPTNRMPQAKIKPGSTDVEVLREEVEEFIPTRFPGDSFTQDYRDQLEWELKVITEKGYSSYFLVVGDMIRWAKNNGIRVGPGRGSAAGALLSYVLHIIDIDPLQHGLLFERFLNPERDSPPDIDIDFDERRRDEVIAYAKEKYGEEYFAKVITYGTIKTKAAFKDAARVHLGQPGFQLADQFSKALPAPIAAKDIPLSGIVDPQHERYTEAAEVRSLIENDAQIGKIFDTARGLEGLIRNAGVHACAHIISREPLLDVLPLWKRDDGEIITGWDGPQCEDVGLLKIDILGLVNMTTIDDTVRMVKANHGVEIEPLEIPLDDAPTFEMLSRGESLGVFQLEGGGMQSLLKRMAPTRFGDIVACVALYRPGPMDVNAHLDYADRKNGKKPVEPIHAELDKPLEDVLGETYGLIVYQEQIMAIAQRVAGYTLGQADLLRRAMGKKKKEVMDEQFARFEAGMAEREYSKEAIDQLWATVLPFAGYAFNKSHAAAYGLVTYWTAYLKAHYPAEYMAALLTANAHNKDKTGIYLSECRRMGIRVLPPDVNESVVGHAAVDGRIRFGMGAIRNVGTNVVESITKTRETKGRYSSFTDFLDKVEITACNKRVIESLIKAGAFDSLGATRMALTQHHEAAVDAVIGLKRQEAMGQFDLFGGGDDTATSPDSSPLAHLQFTQEEWPRKQLLAYEREMLGLYVSAHPLDGAERLLRPYQDTTIAELVGGEREPGPNGKEEAKIAGMISAIQRRLNKNGQPWAIVTLEDFDASVEVLFFPKSYELFSDCLAEDTALAVKGRVNEREGEISVFASDAVPVDIAAAEHSPGSAPPFVLRADAKKIDKELIGELRNTLGTYRGETPVHVHLGATRLELPAWPVKVCTELVSELKSLRGIAIERVGSA; this comes from the coding sequence GTGTCTGATCGGTTCGTTCACCTGCACGTGCACACCGAGTTCTCGATGCTCGACGGTGCCGCCAAGCACAACGCACTGTTCGCCGAGGTCTCTCGGCTCGAACAACCCGCGGTGGCGATGACCGACCACGGCAACATGTTCGGCGCGCACTCCTTCAACGCGCAGGCCAAGAAGTCCGGCATCAAGCCGATCATCGGCATCGAGGCGTACGTCGCTCCGGCGAGCCGCTACCACAAGAAACCGGTGTTCTGGGGCGAACGAGCACGAACCGGCAAAAAAGAGGTCGACGAGTACGGCGAGAGCGGCGATGTCTCCGGCGCCGGCGCGTACACGCACATGACCATGCTCGCGCAGAACTCGACCGGGCTGCGCAACCTGTTCAAACTGTCCTCGCTCGCGTCCATGCAAGGGTTCTTCCGCAAACCGCGCATGGACAAGGAGCTGATCGCCGAGCACGCGGACGGGATCATCGCCACGAGCGGCTGCCTCGCCGGCGAAATCCTCACCCGCCTCCGCCTGGGCCAGAAGCAGGAGGCCGTGCAGGCCGCCTCCGACTACAAGGACATCTTCGGGCCGGACCGCTTCTTCATCGAGGTCATGGACCACGGCATCCAGATGGAGCGCAACATCCGCGCAGAGCTGCTGGACATCGCCCGCCAACTCGACCTCCGGACCGTGGCCACGAACGACAGTCACTACGTGACCGCGGATCAGGCCGGCCACCACGACGCTCTGCTCTGCCTGCAAACCCGCTCAACGCTCGCCGACACCGACAGGTTCAAGTTCAACGGCGACGGCTACCACATCAAATCATCGGCGGAGATGCGCGAGTACTGGGACACCGAGGTTCCCGGTGCCGCCGATAGCACCTTGCTGATCACCGACATGGTCGAGGGTTACGACGAGGCATTCGCACCCACGAACCGGATGCCGCAGGCCAAGATCAAGCCCGGCAGCACCGATGTCGAAGTGCTGCGCGAAGAGGTCGAGGAATTCATCCCGACCCGATTCCCAGGCGACAGCTTCACCCAAGACTACCGCGACCAGCTCGAATGGGAGCTGAAGGTCATCACCGAGAAGGGGTACAGCTCGTACTTCCTGGTCGTCGGTGACATGATCCGGTGGGCCAAGAACAACGGCATTCGCGTAGGGCCGGGACGTGGCTCGGCCGCGGGCGCGCTGCTGTCCTATGTGCTGCACATCATCGACATCGACCCCTTGCAACACGGGCTCCTGTTCGAGCGGTTCCTCAACCCCGAGCGCGACTCGCCACCCGACATCGACATCGACTTCGACGAGCGCAGGCGCGATGAGGTCATCGCCTACGCGAAGGAGAAGTACGGCGAAGAATACTTCGCCAAGGTCATCACCTACGGCACGATTAAAACGAAAGCGGCGTTCAAGGACGCCGCCCGCGTGCACCTCGGGCAACCTGGATTCCAGCTCGCCGACCAGTTCAGCAAAGCACTACCGGCGCCGATCGCGGCGAAGGACATCCCGCTGTCCGGGATCGTCGATCCACAGCACGAGCGCTACACCGAGGCCGCCGAAGTTCGCTCGCTGATCGAGAACGACGCGCAGATCGGCAAGATCTTCGATACCGCACGCGGACTGGAAGGCTTGATCCGGAACGCAGGCGTGCACGCCTGCGCCCACATCATCTCCCGCGAACCACTGCTCGACGTGCTGCCGCTGTGGAAACGCGATGACGGTGAGATCATCACCGGCTGGGACGGGCCGCAGTGCGAAGACGTGGGCCTGCTCAAGATCGATATTCTCGGCCTCGTCAACATGACCACGATCGACGACACCGTGCGCATGGTGAAGGCCAATCACGGTGTTGAGATCGAACCGCTCGAGATCCCTCTCGATGACGCCCCCACCTTCGAGATGCTGAGCAGGGGCGAGAGCTTGGGCGTGTTCCAGCTTGAAGGTGGCGGAATGCAATCGCTGCTCAAGCGCATGGCCCCCACCCGGTTCGGCGACATCGTCGCCTGCGTCGCCCTGTACCGGCCGGGCCCGATGGACGTCAACGCCCACCTCGACTACGCCGACCGCAAGAACGGCAAGAAGCCCGTCGAGCCGATCCACGCCGAACTCGACAAACCGCTCGAAGACGTGCTCGGTGAAACGTACGGCCTGATCGTCTACCAAGAGCAGATCATGGCCATCGCCCAGCGAGTGGCGGGATACACGCTCGGACAAGCCGACTTGCTCCGACGTGCGATGGGCAAGAAGAAGAAGGAGGTGATGGACGAGCAGTTCGCCCGGTTCGAAGCCGGGATGGCCGAACGGGAGTACAGCAAAGAGGCCATCGACCAGCTCTGGGCGACCGTGCTGCCCTTCGCCGGATACGCGTTCAACAAGTCCCACGCGGCCGCCTACGGCTTGGTGACCTACTGGACCGCCTACCTGAAAGCGCACTACCCGGCCGAATACATGGCGGCACTGCTGACCGCCAACGCGCACAACAAGGACAAGACCGGCATCTACCTGTCCGAGTGCCGCCGAATGGGAATCCGCGTGCTACCGCCGGACGTGAACGAATCCGTCGTCGGGCACGCGGCCGTGGACGGTCGAATCCGTTTCGGGATGGGAGCCATCCGCAACGTCGGCACGAACGTGGTCGAGTCGATCACCAAAACGCGTGAGACCAAGGGCCGCTACTCCTCGTTCACCGATTTCCTCGACAAGGTCGAGATCACCGCGTGCAACAAGCGGGTCATCGAGTCGCTGATCAAGGCAGGCGCCTTCGACTCGCTCGGAGCCACTCGCATGGCCCTGACCCAACACCACGAGGCGGCGGTCGACGCCGTGATCGGCCTCAAACGCCAAGAGGCGATGGGGCAGTTCGACCTGTTCGGCGGAGGTGACGACACCGCCACCAGCCCCGATTCCTCCCCGCTGGCGCACCTCCAGTTCACCCAGGAGGAATGGCCGCGCAAACAGCTCCTGGCGTACGAGCGGGAGATGCTCGGCCTCTACGTCTCCGCGCACCCCCTGGACGGCGCCGAGCGGTTGTTGCGGCCGTACCAGGACACCACCATCGCAGAACTCGTCGGTGGAGAACGCGAGCCCGGCCCCAACGGCAAGGAAGAGGCCAAGATCGCTGGAATGATCTCGGCGATCCAGCGGCGGCTCAACAAGAACGGGCAGCCCTGGGCCATCGTCACGCTGGAGGACTTCGACGCCAGCGTGGAAGTGCTGTTCTTCCCGAAGTCCTACGAGCTGTTCTCCGACTGCTTGGCCGAAGACACCGCGCTCGCCGTCAAGGGCCGGGTCAACGAACGTGAAGGCGAGATCAGCGTGTTCGCCTCGGACGCCGTACCGGTGGACATCGCCGCGGCCGAGCACTCGCCCGGATCAGCGCCGCCGTTCGTGCTCCGCGCCGATGCCAAGAAGATCGACAAGGAACTCATCGGAGAACTCCGCAACACGCTCGGGACCTATCGTGGCGAAACCCCGGTGCACGTCCACTTGGGTGCGACTCGACTCGAACTGCCGGCTTGGCCGGTGAAGGTGTGCACCGAGCTCGTTTCCGAGCTCAAGTCACTGCGGGGAATCGCGATCGAGCGCGTGGGCTCGGCCTGA
- a CDS encoding M24 family metallopeptidase, translated as MTEMRLPVFSTIERDRRWNLAREFMAREGLDALLVFGEHEDAGPAPVAYDTWFTNGRAGTTVVFPRAGEPVALLPGPMFIMDHLESHRRGDTPWIPAQRLRGTRHSSTIIETLNELDLAESAIGVVGLGSHMPWHPEGIIPYNLWNNVLCRFPEAVFQAVDLPFGQLIMQLGEEEIAVLRHSASIGDAMVQAMVATAAPGVPESRVYAAGMAAGYSLGSLPPAMHLWSGADVVAAGPPDWGQRARTPRVLQDGDVIYAEVFSRE; from the coding sequence ATGACCGAAATGCGGTTACCGGTCTTTTCCACGATTGAACGCGACCGCCGATGGAACCTGGCGAGAGAATTCATGGCCCGCGAAGGACTTGATGCCTTGCTGGTCTTCGGCGAGCACGAGGACGCGGGTCCTGCGCCGGTTGCCTACGACACTTGGTTCACCAATGGCCGCGCCGGTACGACAGTGGTCTTCCCTCGGGCCGGTGAGCCGGTCGCCCTCCTCCCAGGGCCTATGTTCATCATGGACCACCTGGAATCCCACCGACGCGGCGACACCCCCTGGATCCCCGCGCAGCGCCTGCGTGGCACCCGGCATTCCTCAACGATCATCGAAACACTCAACGAGCTGGATTTGGCCGAGTCGGCCATTGGTGTCGTCGGCCTCGGTTCCCACATGCCGTGGCACCCCGAGGGAATCATCCCTTACAACCTCTGGAACAACGTGCTGTGTCGCTTCCCCGAAGCGGTCTTCCAAGCGGTCGACCTCCCTTTCGGCCAACTCATCATGCAGCTTGGGGAGGAGGAGATCGCCGTGCTGCGGCACTCGGCAAGCATCGGTGACGCCATGGTTCAGGCAATGGTGGCCACTGCTGCGCCCGGAGTCCCGGAGAGCCGCGTGTACGCAGCGGGTATGGCCGCCGGGTATAGCCTCGGGTCGTTGCCTCCTGCCATGCACCTGTGGTCGGGGGCGGATGTGGTGGCGGCAGGACCACCGGACTGGGGTCAGCGCGCGCGAACCCCGCGTGTGCTGCAAGACGGCGATGTCATCTATGCCGAGGTGTTCTCCAGGGAATGA
- a CDS encoding helix-turn-helix transcriptional regulator, which yields MIDRPGLADFLRRRRQLLRPTDIGLPEGVRRRTPGLRRDEVAQLANISTDYYARLEQCRGANPSQAIVASLARALRCDPDERDHLYHLAGFSAPLRYSGGYVRPGVMSLLDRLGDIPACVVSDLGEMLWQNDVAAITLGWTTRSDSHRSTNIVWRWFTEPDLRNCFPEEDWPKHSLAHVNDLRATSARRGGDADVADLVAGLLEKSEEFRDLWAHHEVAVHRFDRKRFLHREVGVLHLTCEALLSPEADTKVLAFFPTEGTDAREKIALLRTIGTQGFHPYPHSHA from the coding sequence ATGATTGATCGTCCTGGACTTGCCGATTTCCTCCGACGTCGCCGGCAGCTGCTGCGACCGACCGACATAGGTCTGCCGGAGGGTGTGCGGCGGCGTACGCCGGGTCTGCGGCGCGACGAGGTGGCCCAGCTGGCCAATATCTCCACGGACTACTACGCCCGGCTGGAACAGTGCCGCGGCGCGAACCCCTCCCAGGCCATCGTGGCGTCGCTCGCCCGTGCTCTGCGATGCGATCCCGACGAGCGCGACCACCTGTACCACCTGGCCGGTTTCTCGGCCCCGCTCCGCTACTCGGGTGGCTATGTACGGCCCGGGGTGATGAGTCTGCTGGATCGGCTCGGTGATATTCCGGCATGTGTCGTCAGCGATCTGGGCGAAATGCTTTGGCAGAACGACGTTGCCGCGATCACTCTGGGCTGGACCACGAGGAGCGACTCCCATCGCTCGACGAACATCGTGTGGCGGTGGTTCACCGAACCTGACCTGCGCAACTGCTTTCCCGAGGAGGACTGGCCAAAGCACTCGCTCGCACACGTCAATGACCTCCGGGCGACCTCCGCGCGGCGCGGCGGCGATGCCGACGTCGCTGACCTGGTCGCAGGTCTGCTGGAGAAAAGCGAGGAGTTCCGCGACCTGTGGGCGCACCATGAAGTGGCAGTGCACCGCTTCGATCGCAAGAGGTTCTTGCACCGCGAGGTCGGCGTCCTGCACCTGACCTGCGAGGCCCTGCTATCGCCCGAAGCGGACACCAAGGTTCTCGCGTTCTTTCCGACAGAGGGCACTGACGCACGCGAGAAGATCGCACTATTGCGGACGATCGGAACGCAGGGCTTCCACCCGTACCCGCATTCCCACGCGTAG
- a CDS encoding SDR family NAD(P)-dependent oxidoreductase — protein sequence MQPVVDELSAQYGASVTTLTLDTSSLASVRAAVTQFRTMLVSREVSELDAIVCNAAGRFDGDVSYSPDGYEMTFATNCLGHFLLVELLFPSLSEKGRVVYTASGTHDWDSTDGRLVGATVEPDAAALATNGKDGGKALSAGKRYSTSKLCTVMYAYELDRRLRRSRSSVSSIAFDPGSVPETGFLRDMPRPVQWVSNTAAMKWVSKRMGAVTSDAEFFRSRAGNTRRRPRLCAGIRQILPGPGQVPFGRALRAPLLRRTARSSAVGRHQASRPPD from the coding sequence ATGCAACCGGTCGTCGACGAGCTGAGCGCGCAGTACGGCGCGTCGGTGACAACACTGACACTCGACACCTCGTCGCTCGCCTCAGTCAGGGCGGCCGTCACGCAGTTCCGTACGATGCTCGTCTCCCGTGAGGTTTCCGAGCTCGACGCGATCGTGTGCAACGCTGCCGGTCGTTTCGACGGAGACGTCTCCTACAGTCCCGACGGGTACGAGATGACCTTCGCTACCAACTGCCTGGGCCACTTCCTCCTCGTCGAACTATTGTTCCCGAGCCTCTCCGAAAAGGGCCGGGTCGTCTACACCGCCAGCGGTACCCACGACTGGGACTCGACGGACGGCCGACTGGTCGGGGCCACCGTGGAACCAGACGCCGCCGCACTGGCCACCAACGGCAAGGACGGCGGCAAGGCACTGTCCGCCGGCAAGCGCTACTCCACCTCGAAACTGTGCACCGTGATGTACGCCTACGAGTTGGACCGTCGGCTCCGCAGGTCCCGCAGTTCGGTCTCGTCGATCGCCTTCGACCCGGGATCCGTTCCCGAAACCGGATTTCTCCGCGACATGCCACGGCCCGTGCAATGGGTTTCGAACACGGCAGCCATGAAATGGGTTTCCAAGCGCATGGGCGCTGTCACATCGGACGCGGAGTTTTTCAGGAGCCGCGCTGGCAACACTCGCCGCCGACCCCGGCTATGCGCAGGAATCAGGCAAATACTTCCAGGCCCAGGACAAGTCCCTTTCGGCCGTGCGCTCCGCGCGCCTCTCCTACGACGAACGGCGCGCAGCTCAGCTGTGGGACGACACCAAGCTTCTCGTCCACCTGACTGA
- a CDS encoding SseB family protein: MKYPNLGEQPEPDLVLIALDVRARRRDPGEFDAAFAGAALYVRRTQDRVGVMAAELPGKGRWVLAFSSLARLARHSGDVSWLSTTGADLLDQLPRGLGVLVDVDDPHGLPLLPQPHGGRARFGGASLPPRPADMPERPPGTHPVW; the protein is encoded by the coding sequence ATGAAGTATCCGAACCTCGGTGAGCAGCCTGAACCCGACCTCGTCCTGATCGCCCTCGATGTGCGGGCACGGCGGAGAGACCCTGGCGAGTTCGACGCGGCGTTCGCGGGGGCGGCGTTGTACGTCCGCCGCACGCAGGATCGGGTAGGCGTGATGGCCGCGGAGTTGCCGGGGAAGGGGCGCTGGGTTCTCGCTTTCTCGTCGTTGGCTCGGCTGGCACGCCATTCCGGCGACGTGTCCTGGCTGTCGACTACGGGCGCCGACCTTCTTGATCAACTACCGCGTGGTCTCGGCGTGCTCGTGGATGTCGACGACCCGCACGGGCTTCCGCTGCTCCCCCAGCCGCACGGCGGTCGCGCACGGTTCGGTGGCGCCTCCCTTCCTCCGAGACCCGCCGATATGCCGGAACGGCCTCCCGGAACGCATCCCGTCTGGTAA
- a CDS encoding GntR family transcriptional regulator, with protein sequence MTTAKRDAEQPAPRQPVVDVIREAITRGEFAPNQRLVEAELSEQCDASRAAVRNALVQLATEGLVERVQNRGARVRAVSLEEAIEITEVRMVVEGLCAARAAERVVDEDKAELREIGEQMRTAVSGGDVWGYSELNKRLHSLVLRVSGQQTAHEVLSRLRGQNVRHQFRLAMHPGRPTVSLPQHLAIIEAICAADPTAAEQAMREHLRSVLDALPEVGGTRFNAV encoded by the coding sequence GTGACGACAGCGAAGCGCGACGCCGAGCAGCCGGCCCCGCGACAGCCGGTGGTCGATGTGATCCGCGAGGCCATCACCAGGGGCGAGTTCGCGCCGAACCAGCGCTTGGTGGAAGCCGAGCTCTCCGAGCAGTGCGACGCCAGCCGAGCGGCGGTGCGCAACGCGCTGGTGCAGCTGGCCACCGAAGGGCTGGTCGAGCGCGTCCAGAACCGCGGTGCACGGGTGCGCGCGGTCTCGCTCGAAGAGGCCATCGAGATCACCGAAGTCCGCATGGTCGTCGAGGGCCTGTGCGCGGCGCGGGCCGCCGAGCGGGTCGTCGACGAGGACAAGGCCGAGCTGCGCGAGATCGGCGAGCAGATGCGCACCGCGGTCTCCGGCGGGGACGTGTGGGGCTATTCCGAGCTGAACAAGCGGCTGCACTCGCTGGTCCTGCGCGTCAGCGGGCAGCAGACGGCGCACGAGGTGCTCAGCAGGCTGCGCGGCCAGAACGTGCGCCACCAGTTCCGGCTGGCCATGCACCCGGGCCGCCCCACCGTGTCGCTGCCGCAGCACCTGGCCATCATCGAGGCGATCTGCGCGGCCGACCCGACGGCCGCCGAGCAGGCGATGCGCGAGCACCTGCGCAGCGTCCTCGACGCCTTGCCCGAGGTGGGCGGGACGCGCTTCAACGCCGTCTGA
- a CDS encoding MFS transporter: protein MQHSANSADRATNSANRLDRLPISRFHKTTMVALAFAYFFEFADINTFAITAPKVRELWGSDVSHIAYVTSLSFVGMFIGSVVAGAMADRLGRKRTLTLTTTWFSVWSLATVFAWDMPSMGLFRVLTSAGLSAMTVVAVVYINEFYPRAKRGKFQAYVIMIGICGTPVTNLIAAFVVPMGEQTWRLVYLWGAMGVFFLLFLRKLVESPQWLESRGRHDEAEAVLRDLEGRAAAEHGELPVAGAPVATTATKPGLGVLKDKKFLVPTILLSVLWITQTIGFFGFSSWAPTLLAAEGVSVEDSIFFVALTTVGAPLGSFLAAQVTDRFERKWCLVVFGLVIAGSGLLYGLTFVPALVVVFGFTVNLFERGYTSLAYAYSPELYDTRGRSLGTSISYGVGRLSNAIGPLIIAGLYSGYGYRTVFYFIAGTWVVGALALALFGPATRKIRMQAASEGGTPTPESA, encoded by the coding sequence ATGCAGCACTCCGCCAATTCGGCCGACCGGGCCACCAACTCGGCCAACCGGCTCGACCGGTTGCCGATCTCCAGGTTCCACAAGACCACGATGGTCGCGCTGGCGTTCGCCTACTTCTTCGAGTTCGCCGACATCAACACGTTCGCGATCACCGCGCCCAAGGTGCGCGAGCTGTGGGGATCCGACGTCAGCCACATCGCCTACGTGACGTCGCTGTCGTTCGTGGGCATGTTCATCGGCTCGGTCGTGGCCGGTGCGATGGCCGACCGGCTCGGCCGGAAGCGGACCCTGACGCTGACCACGACGTGGTTCTCCGTGTGGTCGCTGGCGACGGTCTTCGCCTGGGACATGCCGTCGATGGGGTTGTTCCGCGTCCTGACCAGCGCCGGGCTGTCGGCGATGACCGTGGTCGCGGTCGTCTACATCAACGAGTTCTACCCGCGGGCCAAGCGCGGCAAGTTCCAGGCCTACGTGATCATGATCGGCATCTGCGGCACCCCGGTCACGAACCTCATCGCCGCGTTCGTGGTGCCGATGGGGGAGCAGACCTGGCGCCTGGTCTACCTGTGGGGCGCCATGGGCGTGTTCTTCCTGCTGTTCCTGCGCAAGCTCGTCGAATCCCCGCAGTGGCTGGAATCCCGGGGCCGCCACGACGAAGCGGAGGCGGTCCTGCGGGACCTGGAAGGCAGGGCCGCGGCCGAGCACGGCGAACTGCCGGTCGCCGGGGCACCGGTCGCCACGACCGCGACGAAGCCCGGGCTGGGCGTGCTCAAGGACAAGAAGTTCCTCGTGCCGACCATCCTGCTGTCGGTGCTGTGGATCACCCAGACCATCGGCTTCTTCGGCTTCTCGTCCTGGGCGCCCACGCTGCTGGCCGCCGAGGGCGTCAGCGTGGAGGACTCCATCTTCTTCGTCGCGCTGACCACCGTCGGAGCTCCGCTGGGCTCGTTCTTGGCGGCGCAGGTCACCGACCGGTTCGAGCGCAAGTGGTGCCTGGTCGTGTTCGGCCTGGTCATCGCGGGATCCGGGCTGCTGTACGGGTTGACCTTCGTCCCCGCGCTGGTCGTCGTGTTCGGCTTCACGGTCAACCTGTTCGAGCGCGGCTACACCTCGCTGGCCTACGCCTACTCGCCGGAGCTCTACGACACCCGAGGTCGCTCGCTGGGCACGTCGATCTCCTACGGCGTCGGCCGCCTGTCCAACGCCATCGGTCCGCTGATCATCGCCGGTCTGTACAGCGGCTACGGGTACCGGACCGTCTTCTACTTCATCGCCGGAACCTGGGTCGTGGGTGCGCTCGCGCTGGCGCTGTTCGGCCCGGCGACCCGCAAGATCCGGATGCAGGCCGCGTCGGAAGGCGGGACCCCCACCCCGGAATCCGCCTGA